GGATGTGGCGGTGACCACGAAACCCGCACAGATCGTAGAAGGAATTTGAAACGAAAGGGGGCGACTTTGATTTGCATATTCAAATCTGAATTTCTGAACTGTGTCTGGAACTGGAACTGAACTAAACGATACTTATGTTTCTCTTTCAGTTTCAGATTAAAGAtttgaactgaactgaactgaactgacACTTGGTCTCAActttcctctattttttttcctctctgtatctacaaaaataaaaaagaattttATCTTTACAAGCGCACAGATCACACTCTGCACAGCTCAATTaatctctctccccccccccccccacacacacaaacacaatcCTAGATAATTAGGTGTAACATCCTAGAACCAAATCTATCAACACATGAACTAATCATCTTCTTCTAATCTCACTCACTCAGACTCAGCTTGACACAGCTCAAGCCAAGCCATTCATGGCGGACGCCAAGATCGGTGAGCTAGGTGAGGTGGGGGAAGGCGAGGTCCCTGGCGAGCAGGTAGCGGAAGCTGTGGCGGTAGGGGGCCCACTCGACGACCTTGCTCGCCGGCCTGCTCTGGCGGCACCGCTGCACCGCCGCCCTCAGGCTCTCCGGCAGGCACCTCTGCACGGCGTCGACGAGCCTCTCCGGCGACAGCCTCGCGTCCCTGGCGTACGACTCCACCAGCTTCGGCAGCGTCACCCGCTGCTCCTTCCTCACCCCGACCGTCGCCCGGATGtactcctccctcgccgcctccagctGCTGCGACAGCCGCTTCGGGCTCAGCACCCTCACCTGCCATCGCCATGAACACACATCACCAATCATGAATTCCTCTTCTACTACTGTAGTGGAGTATGCTTACTTCGATGCAGAAATGATGATGAACAAAGTGCAGTGGAtgcagtgctgctgctgctgaaacATTCCATGGTACAAGtttccagcagcagcagctgctagGTAATTAAGGTAGGTAGCTCATATCGAGGTGAAGAAatgagaaagaaaagagaggagatatACTACTTGTCAAGTTTCTTTCATGATTGTGTCATGTCAGGATTTGCTTTGCATGGATAGCTTTAACACTTTGAGAAACATGCGTACTGTACTCTACTAGGATTATGTTCATgttcagaagttcagaagtTCAGATTTAGAGTGTTCAGgaaatggcatgcctagcttgGTTACTGTTTCTGTCAGGTGAAAAAATTAAGAGATGGGATggtgtgttctttttttttaccgcgGGATCGGAATGGCTTCCTGAACAAAGCGCAAAGCGCAAAAGAGGCTCCGATTGATGGATGGCAAAGGCTTGCCATTCCCCTCCTGCTTTGCTCGCTTTGCTTTTGATCCTTGGGTGAAGCAAAGTCCTCAGCCACTGCTTGCATTAAAAGGATCAACAAAAATTCAGGTTAAAAATTTGTGTTTAAACATCTCATCAAGTACTATGTAGGAACATTCTGTTCTTCACTAGGTTCTTGACCAAATGATGTCCACACACACATACCTGTCCTGGACAGTGAGTGCTACATCCAAGAACCAACCCCTGGATGACTGCTGCATTGATGGTTCTCCCGGCAATCTTGCATTCAGCCTGAAGGAAGCATTTCGAGACAGTCTCAGAACAAGatcaagaaggaaaaaaaacttttactTGTTCTCGAGGTCATTTTGACGATTCTGCCAGGAGTGAGGTCCCACTTTACCTTGACAAGAAGTGATGTCTTCTTCAGATGGTTCTGTGGGATGCCATACTTGAGATATGCCTGTGGAAGTTAGTGCCAATTGTCATTATATTCAGACTTCAGAGAATGAGTAGGCAGAACAGTAGCAGTTACAATTCACTGTGCATAATTTGAAATGAGAAGGAACATTACATGCATCAACAATGCGTTGTGTATGTTGATCCAGAAAGCAATCTTTTCATCATTTGTCATTCTTCTCAGATCAATGGTCTCCAACCGATACAAAATTAACCTGAAGAACCAATGCTAATTATAAGTGTATAGTACTACAGATATCACAGTTCAGAGTACTGAACCCACTTGAGGATTGAGAGTAAAAAAGCAACGTGAACCATTTTCAAGAACCACTCACTTGTAAGTTTGGAGCAAATCTTCTACTTCTCTTAATCTTCGACGATCACGGGAAATCGATGGAACTTCAACCATGGTGTTGTACGGTCCACTGAACTCTTTCTGCCCCTCGACGCGAAACGGGTTGATCAACCGGGAGTCGAGAGTTGCTTCTTTCCTGCAATTGGGGCTCCACATGTCCCCAAGATACTGTGGGGAAACCACACTGGTTGAGGAGAATGATGATGCCGGAGACGACGATGCGCGGTGGTGCACCAGAGGAGGATCAGCAAGCTTGCAGTACACCCCTGCCATGCACCTGACCATCTCCTCAGAGAGGTTGTTTGGAGTTTCAGGGATATGATCAGCTACATTTGTCCCCAGATAGTCAGCTAAGCTTACCACTCCTGATGGTGCTGCTTCTCCTTCCTGCTTATGAACACAAACACTGTCAGTTAATAGCAGAATTCAGATTCTTAAAATGTTACAGTGCTAATACTGAACACTAGTCTTACATATTCAGTTTCAGTGAAGTTTCTGCTAATACTTTTGTTAATCTTAGTACTTCTGAACACTAGACTGTAAAATTAGTTTCTGAAAGAAATGCAGTAATCTAACAAGTGCAATCTGAATCCCATGGCATCCTAGAATTATCAAGATAATTTCTTGCagaatttctttaaaaaaaatgtttgcagACTAAACAATCAGTGAAGTTAATTTCTGAAAGAAATGCAGTAATAATCTAACAAGTGCAATCTAAGCAAATTTCACGGCATCCTTCCTGCTCATGAACACAAGCACTGTCAGTTAATATCAGAATTCAGGATCTTACAATGTAACAAAATTCAGTGCTAATACTGAATGCTAGTTTTACACATTCAGTTTCAGTGAAGTTTCTGCTAATACTTTTGTTAATCTTAGTACTTCTGAACAATAAGCTGTAAAATTAGTTGCTGAAAGAAATGCAGCAATCAAACAAGTGCAATCTGAGCAAATTTCATGAATTATCAAAGAAATTCTTACAGACTGAACAGTCAGTGAAGTTCCTGCTGATATTTTcttgtgtaaaaaaaaaaaacttctgaaCACTCTGTAAAGTTGATTTCTGAAAGAAATGCAGTAATCTAACAAGAGCAATCTGAGAAATTTTCATTGCATCctaagaagagagaaaaaggaatcACCTCCAAGAATGAGAAAGGCTGAGAGTGGCAGGAGCGAAGAGCCCTCGCGAGGCTGTCCTCGGACGGCGAGATCCTGGACGAACACACTCCCCGGAACGAGAGCGCGGACTGGCTGCGGAGGCCACTGTACTGGTCGGACGAatccgtcgtcttcctcgggcacgtcgacggcgagcagtcgtccgccgcgccgccgccattatTCCACCTCTtgctcaccggcgccggcgggcagcTGTAATggatcgcgtcgccgcctctcctgcctggagccgccgccgccgccgccttcgccttgGGCGTCTCCTCCAGAAGCTGCGAGCACCGCGAGCTCACCGACAGCCTCGCCGCATCTGAACACGCCACTGTcgctgcttgctgctgctgctgatcaaATGCTTTCCTGTACAGTGTCAGGAGATACTGCTCCAGGTGCTTGATCTCTAGCTCCAATGTCGCGACCTCCCTAATCAGCTCGTTCGCAGGTTGAACCTGAAACATCACCATGATCCGATGAACATGCTGTTCATGGCTGGATGGATCAAGCTAAAAGAGAATGGAAGATAGTAAACACAGGAAATGATTTCACCTTTAGCATTGGGCTCTCGAGCGAGAGATTGACAGGAGCAGGATGATCAGGATCAGGGCCCAGTGCTTTCTCCAGTGCGCCGCGCACCACCTGCTGATCCTTGAGGTGACTCTCCAGCTGCAGAATCTGCATCAGAAAAAAATTcagtaaaaaaattaagatgGAGATTAACCAAATGTCCTTGCAAAGACTTGACTTAGGATTTGGTTTTTTCAGAGAGATAAGTACAGGCAGGTCAACATTGGAAGTCCTGGAGTGAACTGTTCTTGATGTGAGTACAACAACCAATAATAATGGATAGGTTCAATGAAGAACAGTAAATTTTTTTCTTGTCCTTGCCTCTTTTCTCAAGGAGTTTTGTGCCTCACTCCTGGATGGCTGAATTCCCTTCTTGGTTTCACTCTTCAGATGAGGGTTTGAGTTTCTACCAGGCTGGggaaaaataatagaaaacctCAGAAATGGCTCAAATTTACAGCAACAAGTAACAGAAGGAATCTTGCAATAAACACAAGAACCTACCAGCTTAGGTTGATTGCATGCTTTCAGTGAAGAACACAACGCATCTTTAGCATTCTTATCCTCCAAATCACTGACATTACAAGAACCATAAAAATTTCTTGATTAACATTTATTGTTGGTAAgataacaacaacaaaaaagcgAGAAACTTTCAGAAGCAAGTTCATATGTCCAACCTCTTTGAACGATTGTGCTTTGCTGTGGTATTGGAGGGCTTCATTGCTTTGGGCAAGGATTTACGCCCTTTCTTCTCCAGTATCTCCATCTCTGTTCTTCAAAAGAACACCTTCTGGAACCAATCAAGAACTGAAACCAACATGGAAAACCAAACCATGGCAGTAAGAAACAACTGATCAAGAAAAGCCCAGAAACCAGGTGGAGAGAAGCATTCAGGAAGAACACAAGAATAACTTACACAATTATTCCCAGCTTGCTCAAAACTTTGAGGAGAGTTtaagagagaaaagaagggaaggagagagagctCCCAATGATGCAGGCGAGCAGAATGGTGGATTCAGAGAGCAGAGAAGCCACACTAAAATCCAAGAAGCCTTGCAACTGTACACAGCCATCACTGCCAATGTGCCATCTATCTACCACCACCAACTCCTCCTCTCCAGGTCAAAGTGTTAGGCTAGGTAGACATTTTGCAAAGGGAAAAAAGGCCTCTTTAACTGCATCTTCAGTTACAGAAACCCCCCAAAACAGCATCCACAACTGGCTTGTTATAGTGTAGTGTGTTAGCCTGCAAAAAGGCATTGACCATGAcacctaattaaaaaaacataagctTTTGCCTTTGCTTCCTTGTTGTGAGTAGTAGATGGTACAGTAATAGTAGTAGATGATACCATATTAACTACTGCACCTTTTTGCCTTGGTCAGAAAATTTTACTCCTGCCATGCAATGCAAGCTCTTAATACTAGTAGTTTTTGTTACACAGCTATGGAAAACTAGGGGAAAAGGTTGCACTTTTTAAACTTGTGCTTGGTTATTTGTGTGCTGTTATTTTTAATCACTGCTCCTGACCTGGACATAACAATAGTTTCAGGTACAGTGGAGCACTGATATAACAATTAGGTTAGTGGAAGATTGTTGTCTCCTCTTCCCTAATGGAGCCAATGCTTTCTGACAAATGACAACGCAAACGATAGAATTAGGGACGCGGATCATCTCTCTTTTCCTACCAAACTAATCAAGATTTCAACTTCAAAATAGTGAGCAGGACTAAATGGTCACATGGTGACATGAAGCTATGGAAAATAAAGGCAAGAACATTGATAAAGTATAGCATATTAAACTCTTGCCTATGATTAATTCTGGTACTTGTTGTACACATTTTCACTGGTAGGTTTGCGGATGTGACAAACAGAAGTAGAATTTCATTCATAATTCCAGTATTATTTCATTTCCCTTTCACATTGAAATCTTTGTGACATTGATGGACAAGAGAACAAGAGTAGGATATGAATGCAGGGCTGGAGTATGAGTTCTAGGTCTTTGACTGTGGCATTTAAGTAACCTAACCACCTCATATAGCTTCAAGATTTTTGCactattctctcttttttgttaaaaaaatgttcATAATTTCAATGTAGTACTGTATGTTTACATCAAGAGCAAAACAAGTGCCAAAAAAGGGGCgttttggtttgataccaaAATGTTGCCATACCAATTTTTTGGTAGTTTAAATAgtaaatgtgatgatttggtttgaagccaaatatttggtaatgccTATACTCAATTTGGCACAATTCTTGAatattcttcactacaatttaaaatttggctctTAATTTACATAAGGCTGTTTTGGTTTAGTGCCAAATCTTGCCCTACCAAATTTTTGGTAGTCTAAATAGTACTTGTGTGATGTTTGGATTGATGCCAAAACTTGCCAAATCAATAGAAATCTCTACCAAAATGTTGGTAGTGACAAAACTTGCCTAAAATTTGGCACTACAAACAAATTGGTATGATAGCAATCCAAACATGCCCATAAATCCAAAAGCACTTATTTACAATTCTACCCTACCAAtatattggtagtgccaaaacttgcctaGAGTTTGGCACTACCAACATATTGGTAGGGtactaaaccaaacaagcccaaaATGTCTTCTGAACTTTGGTGGATTTAATATATGAATTTAAAACTATGAatccaaatttatttttttacattttattcatttatttattcaaaatatttcttttttgccATATTGGTGAAGGAGTCCATCTAGAACTGTTAAATAAAGACACCAGAATATGAAAATAGTAGTAGGCCAACACTACTTAAGAGAAAATCAGTCATTAAAGACAAAACCATGTTTTGTCCAAAGAATGTTTAAACCTTCTTCAGGTGCATGAAACTAAAAGAATGGAAGAAAAGGTGCAGGGGGTAGCCTCAAAAGTGATGAAAGTGGGGATAAAGGGGGCAATGTAGCTGTGCCCCAAGGAAAACAAGCCTTGCCCTGTTGGGTGCTTCCTCTTGTTTTGGACTAGAAACCACTAGTGCTCACCTCACTCACTAAgctttctctcctcttctcttctcaaaAGAAAGCCCCAATACAACTAAGTACTTGTCCTCTGCCCTAAGGGACCTTCTTGCTTGTCACAAGAATAATCCTTGTTGTGGAATGTTGTCTCTGCATGTCTCATTTGGATGAGTTTGTGGGGCTCTGAATTTGCATTTCACTTTCAAACATGCATGGGCTAAGTAGGACAAATAAATTCGGCTATGTTTGGCTGGTTGGCCTGGACTTACCTGAACCTAAATTAAGTTTTTAATATAGCAAGGTTAATTCCACTTGTCTGATtgtatagtagtagtactagattCAGTAATAATCCCAATCAATTTACAACCAAACATATGAGATTCACATTATTCATACAAGTGTTTATGTCCTGCGAAATCTCAGCATATCTAATTTTTCAACAAATATATAACCCAAGGACCATAATATACAATTTCTGGAGGAGGGGGTGGGAATATTGAtaatataatagtatatattAGAATTCAGATCGACAGAATGGAACAACAATTCGAGTTATCATTCATGTTACCGGTTTATGTCCATTAGCATCACCAGTGTCCTTTAACTGTTCTAATGATTATAAGATGATGCGAAAGAAATATTTATTTGCCAGCCAGCCACAAGAAGATAACAAGATCGACAGACAGGAAAACAGCCGGACATATGCCTGCAGTCAGATGAGGCTTGGAATCTGTAGAATTATAAATTTACATCGTCAAATCACACATGGATCTTGTTCAGATCTGAGGTTTGATACCTAAACTGAAGAAGGGCTATACCTAATTCTGTTTCATAAACTTGCGGTCAGATGCTAAACAATCCTTAATTCTTCAGGTGACTCttaattaaagaaaaatatgttgAGGTGAAGgaccaaaaaagaaaataattactGATCCGAAAATATAGCCAAAGAAGTAATACAACTTTAAATGGATCAGCTCAGATTTAACCAATCTATGTCCAAACTccaaaaactgaaaatatttGTTTACTATAAGCAAAAGAAGATTCCTCTGTGGTTCTCTGCACACTATGTTTGATAAGCTTGATCTTATCTAAGTGCAACTGCGTTCAAGTGTGCAAATTTTTAGTCTCCCCAAGGTCTCCTTCTAGGTTTTTGCACCGTTTTTCTTCTAGTTTACTTCGAAGTCAAATGACGGGCGAATCCAATGTCTTCTATCAAAGTCCACTCTAATGCCATACAACCAAGTTGCTAGCTAATAGTAACGTAATTACCATCCCAAATGACAACCCTTCTTAAGTATTTTCTATAGAACACATGAAAAGGGGATGGCTTTGGCTGATAGCTTTTCTCCACATTGCAGTTGCAGTGGCAGTTGTTGTGGATGagattgtttattttatttgtttcaaTTACACTGAAGACGCATATACACACGTCACTACAAATATCACACCTACAAATGCGTCTCCCCAATACTCGCTCAAAGAGTTGGAAACCAGCGGCAAATCCCCACTAAAATTCTATTGAAAATGTACCCATGCGTGTTACTTTTGTTATTAGGAGTATAGCACTCCATTTGGAACACAGAAATTTACGCCGAAATTACAAATAGGGAAATACTCCATTTTAACGATTTTAACCTGtgtaaaaaaacataattaaacACAGTAACCACAATAGTTACCATGAGTCATGACAACAATATTCCATTAATTGGAAATACTTCCAATACTAGTGGAAGCAAAACAATTACTCCAAATGACATTGGTCTTATGCTTAGCAAGAACTTTTGGCTCTCAATCCGTACAATTGGCAGCATGCTTCAAGGGCCTCGAAATAACCACTATAATTAACCCTACAATTAGGAAGCCTAAGTGAATCTTAATTAGTACTATTAGCATTAGCATAGGTCTCACCGAGAATCGTGCTGCACCCTacagtgtgcatgcatgcacgtaaAAGCAGAAAAGGCCAATGATACGTGCGCCCAAACTTTTTTCTTGTGCACACACTGTCTCACAGagacacatgaaaaaaaaaccaacaccaagaggagaaaaaaaaaatcaaaatgaatgGCCCATGCAACAAAAGCCAAAAGGGATCAAGAGGCTTAAAGGGAGAAAGTGAAAAAAGAAGAGTTTCAATACATATACCCACAAGGGAgacagaaaagaaaattttgtagAAAAGGCAAAAAGAAGGAACAATGTGAGGGAAAAAAGGCCCAAATTTTTCAATCATCTTTTCACCAAAAGATGAGACATGCTTCAATATTAGCGGGCGAGGGTTGCATGGTTAGATTTAAAAACTTCGAATGTCAGGACAGCAGCACATGACCTTAATTTGCTCTTCGGCTTATTAGCTGtatacaaaatttgaattttaaatctTATTTTTAGAGCTAATTTTGATGTTTTATCGTAGTTTTTTTCCGGTATTGATCGTTaagtcgctaagaacacatatataaatgtttgcctataaattattttttatcgctAATAAGCTTGACGGCTTATAATCAATAATGCCTAACGATGTCACTCACCGAATGTGCATCAGTTAAGCATGAGAAAGTTGATTTGTTAAAGCATAATGTGAAACTATTAGGAGctcttcttttttatataaaatacttcatccgtccctaaatataagggattttgattggATGTTAtataaaatcccttatatttagggacgaatGGAGTATGTATTAATAGATAGTGGAAGAAAGCATAATGTGAAATTATTAGAAGCtcttctttttcaaaaaaatgtattaatgGATAGCGGAAgctaattctgaattttaacaATGGATTGCATAGCAACGGCCAATAGATAGTGGTGTGTGAGTGTTTTATGACATGACTAATCCCGGTTTTATTGCTTCTTAATCTGCGGCCGGCACAGGTGAGGTCGGTGGCTCACGGATGTGAATTTTGTCGTCAGTTTTGTTGCAAGTTACAGAGTTACAGCATGGTCGGTGAGATAATTGCCAAAAGAGTGAGGCGTGTTGCTGCAGGTATGCACCAGTGCATCACCTAATTTGCTACTCTCCTTTTGCTGAATAATTACTACCACAAAGTTCTTGTATCTGAAAGCAACAATTTCTAAGGAAATACAGCTATTTATAACATAAAGTCCACCGAGTGGAACAACGGTTATGTATATTCTCATCAACCATAGACAGAAGTTTGTGTTATCTCTTATCTTTAGGCTAGTGTTCTAAGTAGCTCTTTTTTGTTGTTAACCAAGTAGTTAATTTTTGTGATTCACACTCATTCGACCTGCAACTTATGTAATAATTGGATATAGTTCTTTTGAAGTAAAGGTCGGGATAAATTTTATTATCTGAAATAACATCATGGTCACATAGTAGTGTTAGGGAGTGATAGgcaaacaaacgataaaaaacaatagatcaattaCATAAggcacgagatttaacgtggaaaccCTTCCAAAACAGGAGAAAAAAACTACGGACatcagccagcaaaatatcttcactatatcgggtgaggttacaacgccgcacggcggcttacaagaggtatatatatgagaTGGAACCCTAAAAGGTATTACGATCCGTACCGCGGGGGCTCCACCCTCGCACCCCGGGCGTTCCCAGGTGCACAGCCCAATGGGTCTccggcagaagctggcctttattaagtgcaaataaaTTTGGATTACAACTAAACAAGTAGCACTATCTTTACACTGTTCTGAACATGCATGCTAATGCAGCTGAAAGGATAACATGTTTCTGCAAACACAATTCTAGCATGCAAGCATATAGGAGTACTACAGTTCAAAGGTGACATTGCCCTCTTGGCACTTGCTGATTGTACATTTGGTGGCTGACGTGGATGGATGCAGTCACTGATGACGAACAAGGAGACCTGTCAGACTTGCACTGATGACCATTTTAACACAATGTCAGAGTGACAGTAGTAAAGAGGGAACAGAGGGATCTCCGGGTGGTTAATGCTGAAGATCaagcattcattcattcatttttGGCTCACCAACCTTCAGGATTCAGTGAAGTGAATGCTCGCATGCATAAGCTTGAATGGCACGCGTATCTGGCAACCTGATCAAATTGCACAGGAGATTCAGAGAAGCCGATGCAAAAGCAGAGTGCCAATGGCCACAGTCAAAATGTATTCAGGCAATAACTGTACATGCATGCTTTGCATATATACAGTGTAGACACAGATGTGATTGCAAATGGATGGGAGAAAAATTGGACAGTAGCTAGCCTATTCTCTGAGACATTGCAATAGTTCAGTTTTCAGGCTGACAGAGTAGTGAGTGCACAAGTTTATTTTGCCTGATTTTGCTATTCATGGCCAAAATGCGTAGCAGACAAACTGGTTGTACTCAACAAGAACATCAAGCAACTTAAGACATAATAATTCACATCCAAGATAGTAGTAGTATTGCTCACAATTAGTAGATCATACAGCAGGATTGATTCCTGTAACAAGAAATCAGAGAGCTATCACATTTCAAGGCATTACAACACATGAAAGATAGTAGTATTGCTCACAATTAGTAAATCATACAGGATTTATTCCTGTAACAAAGAAATCAGAGAGCTGTCACATTTCAAGGCATTACAACACAAGAACAATCAGCAATTCAGCACACACACCCTCAGTTCAGTTAAAAGAGCACCTGCACTACTACTAATCCTACACAATTTTTCTTCTTCCCTTACTGATGTTCTCCTAACTAACAATACCACCAAGTTCTTACACATATTATGCAACGTGTAAGCAACATCACCCTCCATTTTTCATCAGCTCCATCGCGATTGCGACGAAGAACTCGCTTGCTGATCAGTGTAAGGCCTGACAAAGGTTCTCCTCCACCACACCTCGAATGCTCTCTGAAGATTTGGGCAGCTATCTCCAACCTTGAGAAATCTTCCAAGCCAGGTGAGCAGAATGCTCTG
The window above is part of the Oryza sativa Japonica Group chromosome 7, ASM3414082v1 genome. Proteins encoded here:
- the LOC9268571 gene encoding uncharacterized protein translates to MEILEKKGRKSLPKAMKPSNTTAKHNRSKSDLEDKNAKDALCSSLKACNQPKLPGRNSNPHLKSETKKGIQPSRSEAQNSLRKEILQLESHLKDQQVVRGALEKALGPDPDHPAPVNLSLESPMLKVQPANELIREVATLELEIKHLEQYLLTLYRKAFDQQQQQAATVACSDAARLSVSSRCSQLLEETPKAKAAAAAAPGRRGGDAIHYSCPPAPVSKRWNNGGGAADDCSPSTCPRKTTDSSDQYSGLRSQSALSFRGVCSSRISPSEDSLARALRSCHSQPFSFLEEGEAAPSGVVSLADYLGTNVADHIPETPNNLSEEMVRCMAGVYCKLADPPLVHHRASSSPASSFSSTSVVSPQYLGDMWSPNCRKEATLDSRLINPFRVEGQKEFSGPYNTMVEVPSISRDRRRLREVEDLLQTYKLILYRLETIDLRRMTNDEKIAFWINIHNALLMHAYLKYGIPQNHLKKTSLLVKAECKIAGRTINAAVIQGLVLGCSTHCPGQWLRTLLHPRIKSKASKAGGEWQAFAIHQSEPLLRFALCSGSHSDPAVRVLSPKRLSQQLEAAREEYIRATVGVRKEQRVTLPKLVESYARDARLSPERLVDAVQRCLPESLRAAVQRCRQSRPASKVVEWAPYRHSFRYLLARDLAFPHLT